Proteins found in one Arthrobacter sp. U41 genomic segment:
- a CDS encoding Dps family protein, with translation MKASPTLTTNLQAVLVDLIELHVQGKQAHWNIVGTNFRDLHLQLDEIIDSARAFADDLAERMRALHALPDGRSSTVSKSTSLAEFPAGLINTKDAIERIVAALEAAVGTMRKVHDEVDEEDPTTADLLHAFIAKFEQYAWLVNAETMRANTSVTTAESQ, from the coding sequence ATGAAAGCTTCACCTACGCTCACGACGAACCTGCAGGCAGTGCTCGTGGACCTGATCGAACTTCACGTGCAAGGCAAGCAGGCGCACTGGAACATCGTGGGAACAAACTTCCGGGACCTCCACCTGCAGCTGGACGAGATTATCGATTCAGCCCGCGCCTTCGCGGATGACCTGGCCGAGCGCATGCGTGCCCTCCACGCGCTCCCGGACGGCCGCAGCTCCACCGTGTCCAAGTCCACCTCGCTCGCCGAGTTCCCGGCCGGGCTGATCAACACCAAGGACGCCATCGAGCGGATCGTCGCGGCGCTCGAGGCCGCCGTCGGCACCATGCGCAAAGTCCACGACGAAGTCGACGAAGAGGACCCCACGACGGCGGACCTGCTGCACGCGTTCATCGCCAAGTTCGAGCAGTACGCCTGGCTGGTCAACGCGGAGACGATGCGTGCCAACACCAGCGTCACCACGGCGGAGAGCCAGTAA
- a CDS encoding DUF4193 domain-containing protein — protein sequence MATDYDAPRKTEEESPAESVEALQASRSGGAQTAVIDVDENDTAEGIDLPGADLSGEELTVIVVPEQSDEFTCSSCFLVRHRSQVAKEKNGLKYCRDCEG from the coding sequence ATGGCTACCGATTACGACGCACCACGCAAGACAGAGGAAGAGTCTCCCGCTGAGTCGGTGGAGGCACTTCAGGCGTCCCGCAGCGGCGGCGCCCAGACTGCTGTCATCGACGTCGACGAGAACGACACGGCTGAAGGCATCGACCTTCCCGGGGCCGATCTCTCCGGCGAAGAACTGACCGTCATTGTTGTTCCCGAGCAGTCCGATGAATTCACCTGCTCCTCCTGCTTCCTGGTCCGCCACCGGTCCCAGGTGGCCAAGGAAAAGAACGGCTTGAAGTACTGCCGCGATTGTGAAGGCTAG
- a CDS encoding alpha,alpha-trehalose-phosphate synthase (UDP-forming) — protein MVVSNRLPVDRCASDEPGCEGGWRRSPGGLVTALAPMMTKTDGAWVGWHGAPDENVEPFSHGGIDLVPVQLSTHDIEFFYEGFSNSTLWPLYHDVIAPPEFHRTWWDSYREVNRRFADAVIRHANPGATVWVQDYQLQLVPKMLREARPDLKIGFFNHIPFPPPEIFAQLPWRRAIIDGLLGADLVGFQRSSDAGNFMRSARRFLGASVKRQQIHVKGSDGATTHIARAQAFPISIDVQQISGLARKPEIIERARQIRQDLGNPKTVLLGVDRLDYTKGIPHRLKAYEELLADGKVTVEDAALIQVASPSRERVEHYRLLREEVEGTVGHINGTYDTLQNTAVRYLNHNYPVEEMVALYLAADVMLVTALRDGMNLVAKEYVTARTNNDGALVLSEFAGAADQLKQALLMNPHDIDGLKDTIMRAVNMQPTEAARRMRAMRKQILDHDVDRWSSDFLGALEEKVIRDDS, from the coding sequence ATGGTGGTGTCCAACCGCCTGCCGGTCGATCGCTGCGCCTCGGACGAGCCGGGCTGCGAGGGCGGCTGGCGCCGCTCCCCCGGCGGCCTGGTCACTGCCCTGGCCCCCATGATGACCAAGACCGACGGCGCGTGGGTCGGCTGGCACGGCGCCCCGGATGAGAACGTCGAGCCCTTCAGTCACGGCGGCATCGACCTCGTTCCGGTCCAGCTGAGCACGCATGACATCGAATTCTTCTACGAAGGCTTCTCCAACTCCACACTCTGGCCGCTCTATCACGACGTGATTGCCCCGCCGGAGTTCCACCGGACCTGGTGGGACTCCTACCGCGAGGTCAACCGCCGGTTCGCGGACGCCGTCATTCGACATGCCAACCCCGGCGCCACGGTCTGGGTCCAGGACTACCAGCTCCAGCTCGTCCCCAAGATGCTGCGCGAGGCGCGTCCGGACCTGAAGATCGGGTTCTTCAACCACATCCCCTTCCCCCCGCCGGAGATCTTCGCCCAGCTGCCGTGGCGCCGCGCAATCATCGATGGGCTGCTCGGCGCCGACCTGGTCGGATTCCAGCGCAGCAGCGACGCCGGCAACTTTATGCGTTCCGCCCGCCGCTTCCTCGGCGCCAGCGTCAAGCGGCAGCAGATCCACGTCAAGGGAAGCGACGGAGCGACCACCCACATCGCCCGGGCCCAGGCGTTCCCCATCTCGATTGACGTCCAGCAAATCAGCGGACTCGCCCGGAAGCCCGAAATCATCGAACGCGCCCGCCAGATCCGCCAGGATCTCGGCAACCCTAAGACGGTCCTGCTCGGCGTCGACCGCCTCGATTACACCAAGGGGATCCCGCACCGGCTCAAGGCCTACGAGGAACTCCTGGCCGACGGCAAAGTGACGGTGGAGGATGCCGCACTGATCCAGGTCGCCAGCCCCAGCCGGGAGCGCGTGGAACACTACCGCCTGCTGCGCGAAGAAGTCGAGGGCACGGTCGGCCACATCAACGGCACCTATGACACCCTGCAAAACACGGCGGTCCGCTACCTGAACCACAACTACCCGGTCGAGGAGATGGTGGCGCTGTACCTGGCGGCGGACGTTATGCTCGTCACCGCCCTGCGGGACGGAATGAACCTCGTGGCCAAGGAATACGTCACCGCCCGTACCAACAATGACGGCGCCCTCGTGCTGAGCGAGTTCGCCGGCGCCGCGGACCAGCTCAAGCAGGCCCTGCTGATGAATCCGCACGATATCGACGGCCTCAAGGACACAATCATGAGGGCCGTCAACATGCAGCCAACGGAGGCCGCCCGACGGATGCGTGCGATGCGCAAGCAGATCCTGGACCACGACGTCGATCGCTGGTCTTCCGATTTCCTGGGCGCACTGGAAGAAAAGGTAATCCGCGATGACTCCTGA
- a CDS encoding AMIN-like domain-containing (lipo)protein: protein MNKFRVWLIAVLMAVGSALVAPAPASAAPYCGQVWGSLIKSDPAMSQAKVTNVRTGQHYCFDRLVIDLNGPVGGYTVRYVPQVTQDGSGFPVPLRGQAFLQVTANAPAYDDNGNATYTPADRNELSNVTGYQTFRQLAWAGSFEGYSSLGLGVRARLPFRVFTLAGPDAGSRLVIDVAHFW, encoded by the coding sequence ATGAACAAGTTCCGGGTGTGGCTGATAGCTGTCCTGATGGCAGTGGGGTCGGCGCTGGTGGCGCCGGCCCCCGCATCGGCGGCTCCCTACTGCGGGCAGGTGTGGGGGTCGCTGATCAAGTCGGATCCTGCGATGAGCCAGGCCAAAGTCACGAATGTCCGCACCGGGCAGCACTATTGCTTCGACCGCCTGGTCATTGACCTCAACGGACCCGTCGGCGGGTACACCGTCCGCTACGTTCCGCAGGTCACGCAGGACGGTTCGGGGTTTCCGGTCCCGCTGCGGGGACAGGCTTTCCTCCAGGTCACGGCCAACGCCCCGGCCTATGACGACAACGGCAATGCCACGTACACCCCCGCCGACCGGAACGAATTAAGCAACGTCACCGGGTATCAGACGTTCAGGCAGCTGGCGTGGGCCGGCAGCTTCGAGGGGTATTCGAGCCTTGGCCTCGGGGTCCGGGCCCGGCTGCCGTTCCGCGTGTTCACCCTGGCCGGGCCCGACGCGGGCTCACGGCTCGTGATCGACGTCGCCCACTTCTGGTGA
- a CDS encoding GyrI-like domain-containing protein → MTATNPEKTPDIKSTQLQEQPTAVLRETVPMNELREFFSRAYRLVMSAAEQQHVQLAGPPFAMYRGMPTDVVDVEAGFPVAAPFSGGGNGGVTAGSLPAGQALEAMHVGPYETLPETYGAVMGKMQAEGLTPGNAMWEYYLSDPAAEPDPAKWKTLVVWPVV, encoded by the coding sequence ATGACTGCAACGAATCCGGAAAAGACGCCGGACATCAAGTCCACCCAACTCCAGGAACAGCCGACCGCGGTGCTCCGCGAAACCGTCCCCATGAACGAGCTGCGTGAGTTCTTCAGTCGCGCCTACCGTTTGGTGATGAGCGCGGCCGAACAACAGCACGTCCAGCTGGCCGGACCGCCCTTCGCGATGTACCGCGGAATGCCCACCGACGTCGTCGACGTCGAGGCGGGCTTTCCGGTGGCGGCGCCCTTTTCCGGCGGCGGGAACGGCGGCGTGACCGCGGGATCCCTTCCCGCCGGCCAGGCCCTCGAAGCGATGCATGTCGGGCCCTACGAGACGCTCCCCGAGACGTACGGGGCGGTCATGGGGAAAATGCAGGCAGAAGGCCTAACTCCTGGGAATGCAATGTGGGAGTACTACCTCAGCGACCCGGCCGCGGAGCCTGACCCGGCGAAGTGGAAGACGCTGGTCGTCTGGCCGGTCGTCTGA
- a CDS encoding DsbA family protein, with product MSPANEPRQSKTERTAAAREKAREIREAQLKKDKRNKLLIGWGIVAAVIAIIIVVALVVTSNIQNNAPVADEGPTPANGNVYGGVTLLANSEVARTEPATVRIADLPSAPATPPAQVTAPGAEAEAGKPVKVVLYIDFICPVCKNFETQYNESLTNLRNEGKISVEYRPLGFLDSRSTTNYSSRAANAAACVVNESPEKYADFVNALFEKQPAEGGAGISDADLKKMATDVGAKSIDTCVEEKTYRPWVKYTTQQAAAIGVTGTPTVFVEGEQWGKGASAQTPFEQFLQAAIDAKQ from the coding sequence ATGAGCCCCGCAAACGAACCCCGTCAGTCCAAAACAGAGCGAACTGCCGCGGCCCGCGAGAAAGCCCGTGAGATCCGTGAGGCGCAGCTGAAGAAGGACAAACGCAATAAGCTGCTCATCGGCTGGGGCATCGTCGCCGCTGTCATCGCCATCATTATTGTCGTGGCGCTGGTCGTGACCTCAAACATTCAGAACAACGCCCCGGTCGCTGACGAGGGACCCACCCCGGCGAACGGCAACGTTTACGGCGGCGTCACCCTGCTCGCCAACTCCGAGGTCGCGAGGACCGAACCCGCGACCGTCAGGATCGCCGACCTCCCTTCCGCCCCGGCCACGCCGCCGGCGCAGGTGACCGCGCCCGGTGCGGAAGCTGAGGCCGGCAAGCCGGTCAAGGTGGTCCTCTACATCGACTTCATCTGCCCCGTTTGCAAGAACTTCGAAACCCAGTACAACGAGTCGCTCACGAACCTCCGCAACGAGGGCAAGATCTCGGTCGAATACCGCCCGCTGGGCTTCCTGGACTCCCGTTCCACCACCAACTACTCCTCCCGCGCGGCCAACGCGGCGGCGTGCGTTGTGAACGAGTCGCCGGAGAAGTACGCCGACTTCGTCAATGCCCTTTTTGAGAAGCAGCCCGCTGAAGGTGGCGCCGGCATCTCCGACGCGGACCTGAAGAAGATGGCAACCGACGTCGGGGCCAAGAGCATCGACACGTGCGTCGAGGAGAAGACCTACCGGCCGTGGGTCAAATACACCACCCAGCAGGCAGCGGCCATCGGTGTCACCGGCACGCCGACCGTCTTCGTCGAGGGCGAGCAGTGGGGCAAGGGTGCGAGCGCCCAGACCCCGTTCGAGCAGTTCCTCCAGGCCGCCATCGACGCCAAGCAGTAA